From Bacteroidales bacterium:
TTGTGATTCTTTATTGGGTATCATTGCTGAAAGGGTTGAAGGGTTGAAGGGTTGGGCGTTTGGCGTCCCGACCTTTGGTGCGGGATGCTCGAAAAAGCTACGGAATCAAAGATTCCTTGTTTTTTGGCATTGGACGTTTGGCACTTCGACAAGCGTTCGACTGAGCACTCACGCCGAAGTCTCAGTGTAAATGTTGGGGTTTGGGCGTTAGGCGTTGGACGTTAGGCGTTGGACGTTAGGCGTTGGGCGTTAGGCGTTTGAATGTAGGAGACCTTACAAATTGTAGAGACCGGGTTTGTATTTTTTCAGGTTTTGTGTTTGGTGTTCAGTGTTTGTTGTTTGTTGTCCCGAATCGCTTTCCTGTCTGCTTGTCGCAGTCAGGGCTCTCGGGATTTCGCTTCGCTCAATTTGGTGTTTGGTGTTAGACGTTGGGCGTTAACTTTTCCACAAATTTTCGCAAATGGGGGACACAAATTATCTCAGATTATTGAAGTCAAAGGGTAGCACTCATTTTTGAAAGGATATTCTTCCATCCAGATTTTCAAAGCTTAATTTCTTTCTATGCAGCCTTCAATCTGCAGGCAAAATTGGTGGATTATGGGATCAGCTAAAAGGATCAAGTAATTTGATTCTATCTTTGATTGCATTGAAATCTTTTGTGTTTCTGGTTACCAGTGTTAGATTGCTGTTCATTGCCGTGGCAGCTATAATAGCATCCGGTAGTTTAATTTTTGAAGTTTTGCGTATTTCGATGACTTTAGCAATGATTTCGGGTGAAAGGTGAATCAGAATCAGGTGGTTACACAATGCATTCATTAGCTCTTCTTCCTCTAATCTTTCGAAATGGTAACCTAACGCTTCCATGTAAGTAATGACAGATATAGATAAAGTTTCCTCACTTGAAGTGAAATCGGAAAGTTTTAGTTTACCCTGTGAAAGGTAAATCAAGACATTTGTATCTAATAATTTATCACCATTCATTTCTCAATTCCCTTTGCCAAAGTACCGGATCAGCAAT
This genomic window contains:
- a CDS encoding type II toxin-antitoxin system VapC family toxin, which encodes MNGDKLLDTNVLIYLSQGKLKLSDFTSSEETLSISVITYMEALGYHFERLEEEELMNALCNHLILIHLSPEIIAKVIEIRKTSKIKLPDAIIAATAMNSNLTLVTRNTKDFNAIKDRIKLLDPFS